A section of the Candidatus Hydrogenedentota bacterium genome encodes:
- a CDS encoding YfhO family protein → MIDSWAWAPLLFLSIDRLFRQASLGWCLIGIFSAAMSVLAGHPQCVYFTALMAAIYCVALWPFFSVRLPQIGAFICVAIAPVFLSAAQLLPGMAVASECTRTGNADFFFSSSFSFPPESIMRLVADRFFGSGFGHGQPWTGRSFEHETACFIGITALMLALIGFMQGERRLRWTSTVMILFSGVLSLGHYTPVFEVAYRWIPGIAYFRIPARLVFYSTLFAALLVGKGADVILKPPNGSAFRRYAPVAFSVLLIIACAGIGLACGSTVDLTSLALPICVGILLAILFVFINGRRPWVARTVLLLGVAELSLYVHTNRTLLPTDFFDDAGLALFASEHLGDFRVLDSPGFTSTRQVKHPIPNLLGSDPIKLSRYIEFMEAIGYPEDAKDEEVLRKLNRSLARLARGSYYIQHGRATPEFIELGEPYPRFYFVRDYRVLPKQEVLPALTDSAFDPRTTVLLEREPVPLPVVNTHASENDELAIVDSSTDHFTLKIALAEPAILINTDAYSEGWRVVPVQPGPQPSYEVMPAFYALRAIPLAAGHHVIRLEYSPLAFRVGVWVSLISWILFLLAVLACLIRYVRQSGKRSESYSVCT, encoded by the coding sequence ATGATCGATTCTTGGGCGTGGGCGCCTCTCTTGTTCCTCTCGATTGACAGGCTGTTCCGCCAGGCTTCTTTGGGTTGGTGCCTGATTGGCATCTTCTCCGCAGCGATGTCGGTGCTCGCTGGTCACCCACAATGCGTATACTTCACCGCGCTCATGGCCGCGATATACTGCGTGGCACTGTGGCCCTTCTTTTCGGTTCGATTACCCCAGATTGGCGCTTTCATTTGCGTGGCGATTGCTCCAGTCTTCTTAAGCGCCGCGCAGCTTCTGCCGGGTATGGCCGTCGCCTCGGAGTGTACACGCACCGGAAATGCTGACTTCTTCTTCTCCTCATCGTTCTCATTTCCCCCCGAGAGCATCATGCGTCTCGTCGCCGACAGATTCTTTGGAAGTGGCTTCGGTCACGGCCAACCCTGGACGGGACGGAGTTTTGAACATGAGACTGCGTGCTTCATTGGAATTACTGCTTTAATGCTCGCCTTGATTGGTTTCATGCAAGGAGAACGGCGGCTACGCTGGACCTCAACAGTCATGATTCTTTTCTCCGGAGTTCTGTCCCTGGGACACTACACCCCCGTTTTTGAGGTTGCCTACCGGTGGATTCCGGGGATTGCTTACTTCCGAATACCTGCACGCCTGGTATTCTACTCGACGCTATTTGCCGCACTGTTGGTTGGCAAAGGCGCGGACGTGATCTTGAAGCCTCCTAATGGCTCCGCGTTTCGGCGGTATGCCCCCGTGGCCTTTTCAGTCCTGCTTATAATTGCATGTGCGGGTATAGGTCTAGCATGCGGATCAACGGTGGATCTCACGAGCCTTGCTCTTCCTATTTGCGTGGGTATCTTACTTGCCATTCTCTTCGTATTCATCAATGGTCGAAGGCCTTGGGTGGCGCGAACGGTGTTACTGCTTGGCGTCGCAGAGCTGTCACTTTACGTTCACACCAACCGGACTCTACTTCCCACTGACTTCTTTGACGACGCAGGACTAGCCCTTTTTGCCTCAGAGCATCTCGGCGACTTTAGGGTTCTTGATAGTCCCGGCTTCACTTCCACCCGTCAAGTCAAGCATCCTATTCCCAATCTGCTTGGTTCCGATCCAATCAAATTAAGCCGTTACATCGAGTTTATGGAGGCCATCGGCTATCCCGAGGACGCCAAGGACGAGGAAGTGCTTCGAAAGCTCAACCGATCACTCGCCAGACTCGCCAGAGGGTCATACTACATACAACACGGTCGGGCCACTCCTGAATTTATCGAACTTGGCGAGCCCTATCCGCGATTCTACTTTGTGCGAGACTACCGTGTCCTTCCCAAACAAGAAGTTCTCCCAGCCTTGACTGATTCTGCATTCGATCCTAGGACCACAGTCCTGCTCGAACGCGAGCCTGTTCCTCTTCCTGTGGTCAATACGCATGCCTCGGAGAACGATGAACTTGCGATTGTGGACAGTTCCACCGATCACTTCACCCTCAAGATTGCTCTTGCCGAACCCGCAATCCTGATCAACACCGATGCCTACAGTGAAGGGTGGAGAGTCGTGCCTGTCCAACCCGGTCCTCAACCAAGCTACGAAGTCATGCCCGCCTTTTACGCACTGCGCGCGATTCCTCTGGCCGCCGGTCATCATGTGATACGTCTTGAGTACAGTCCCCTGGCTTTCCGAGTTGGGGTATGGGTATCTCTTATTTCATGGATACTCTTCTTATTGGCCGTGTTAGCTTG